The DNA window CTTGCGGCAGCAGTTATCAGGGCTACCGGATGGAAAGGGAACAGCCATTTCATCAATCCTATGTGCGGAAGCGGGACACTTGCCATAGAGGCCGCCCTTACAGGCATGAACAGGGCCTCAGGTATATTAAGGGACAATTTCGGGTTCATGCATCTGAAGGGATTTAACGAGCCTCTCTGGAAGGACCTTCGCACAGAGGCGATAAAAGGGGCTAAAAAGGAACTTGATTGCAGGATCATAGCTACTGATATCAGGAGAGACGCAGTTGAGGCAGCAAGGAAGAACGCTGCCCTGGCCGGTGTCGAGAAGTTTATCGAGTTTTCCGTATGTGACTACTCCGCTACTTCAATTCCTGAAGGAAGCGGCATTGTAATACTCAACCCCGAGTATGGAGAAAGAATGGGGGAGGTCAATGAGCTTGAGGCCGTGTACAAGGGTATCGGTGATTTTCTTAAACAGAAGTGCAAGGGGTATACAGGATATATATTTACAGGGAATCCTGATCTGGCAAAGAAGGTCGGCTTGAGGGCAAACCGAAGGGTGCCCTTTTTTAACGGACCCATTGAATGCAGACTCCTTGAGTATGCACTGTACGAGGGTAGCAGGGGGAAATAATTGCGCAGAAAAATTAGTAAAACAGGGAGAGCGACTAATAATGTCCCGATTAGTTGCTCTCTCCTGCTTAGACTTTAAACCAGCCTCGCTAAATTAGATCTTCAGGTAAATCTTCTTCAGGTTCTTCCCGTAATTGGGAAAGAAATTCCTTTAATTTTTTATCCCGCCCTATCTGTTTTGCAAGCTCTAATGTTTTTTTGTTTTCATCTTTGGACATGATGTGTACCAGAGTAACAATGTCACTTGCATCCTTGTATCCTGTTGCCCTCAATTTAAGTGCTGCAAGGTAAGGCTTTGTTACAATTGGAACAGGAATACCATCCACGCTGACAGCCGTGCGAATTGCATCTAACTCCCATTTGTACCTTGCAATTAGAAAATCTATTCTCATGAACTCACCCATCTTGTCTTCAATAAAAATAACGTCATGCTTAAATGGGTCGTCAGGGACCAGGCTGCCTTTAATCAAGCTGGCCTCGAATCTCTCCGGCAGGCATGTCAATAAGAGGTTGAAAAAACCGGCAGAATCTTTGGAAGAGTGAATAATGTCGGAATAGACACAAAAATCTATATCAAGCGTTGTCCTTTCCACGCCATGCAATACTGCGGCATATCCCCCAATCATTGCCACCTCAAGATCACCGGGGAATTTTTTGATAATGTCTTGGATTATTTTTAAGGTATCTTCTATAGATTTCATATTCAGATACACCTTCTGCTTTTGCCTTTATGGTAATAATCTCTGATATGATTGAATACATTATTTTCATCCTGTCGAGAGGTGAGAACTTGAGAAATTCTGTCAGGTCGTGTTCTTTGCGTGTATCAATTATAGATTTCATGAGTCCATAGTATACCATTATATGGTAGCAGGGGGAAATAATTGCAAAGAATAACTAAGGAGGCGTATCAAAGAATTTTACCGAAGGATTATTTTCAGCGAAATATCTCATAGACCAGTCGTGAAGAAAAAGCATAACCCTTCTGGACTGATCGTCTTTAGCCAGCGCCGCCCCATTAGGCAGGCGCTGTGTTAAAAATTCATCATCTGAATCGGATTCAACCCATTTTAAGATCTTCCACTGCATCATCTCCAGTCTCGAGTCAGCCTTGTATTCTTCCTTCAGACGAAACTGCATAACCTCAAATTGCAATGGTCCTACCGCCCCTAAAAGAGGTGTCGAATGAGATGAATGCTGAAGGTAATAGACCTGAACAATATCTTCAGCAAGCAGATGGTCCATCCCCTTCCGGAAGGACTTGTAACCCGATGATACGGTGTTATGTAAATAGGCAAAGCATTCCGGGGCAAACCTTGGGATCTCCTCAAAGACAACGCCAGGGTCAACACTGATGGTGTC is part of the Nitrospirota bacterium genome and encodes:
- a CDS encoding class I SAM-dependent RNA methyltransferase, with amino-acid sequence LAAAVIRATGWKGNSHFINPMCGSGTLAIEAALTGMNRASGILRDNFGFMHLKGFNEPLWKDLRTEAIKGAKKELDCRIIATDIRRDAVEAARKNAALAGVEKFIEFSVCDYSATSIPEGSGIVILNPEYGERMGEVNELEAVYKGIGDFLKQKCKGYTGYIFTGNPDLAKKVGLRANRRVPFFNGPIECRLLEYALYEGSRGK